The following are from one region of the Scyliorhinus canicula chromosome 26, sScyCan1.1, whole genome shotgun sequence genome:
- the LOC119957412 gene encoding zinc finger protein 703-B-like → MSQALCGSQEKRESSEREKPSLLILPPSDPARQAKRIPIKILKMLTTHTGHILHPEYLQPISTPLSPIELDAKKSPLALLAQTCSQIGKPDPQPSSKLSSAVTSSEKESSRLSSSLKLGSESAVEDKSSFKPYSKSGEGRKECGEKAGFRVPGGSCQSFTARPPSSSPTVSSPALGEGKAGDMDDKKEPEVARACPDHSPANPGHGRSGSVASEPSQHRETPTVTKCDAASPNMVPGHVAPVSPYKPGHSVYPLPPTSMGYHGSIVGAYAAAYPSQFVTGIEPKSGLVGNPLSGAVGCPMPGKSANSSPLTGASPPAYMQGLCRDPYCLTYHNAPHLGGSGCSSCLHDPSSLKSGYPLVYPSHPLHSSVLTTGATAPLGAHPLYTYGFMLHSDPLPHICNWVSAGGPCDKRFSSSEELLNHLRTHTTLPGADKLLAAYPSPASCSLHLQQGPPGSPNGLSLRSPHTLALSRYHPYSKSHLSVPTSSALTMSAASPYYSPYTLYGQRLAPASALGYQ, encoded by the exons aTGAGCCAAGCTCTCTGTGGGTctcaggagaagagagagagctcCGAGAGAGAGAAGCCATCCCTGCTGATCCTACCACCCTCCGACCCAGCCAGACAGGCCAAGCGGATCCCCATCAAAATCCTTAAAATGCTGACCacccacacaggacacatccTTCACCCGGAATACCTGCAGCCCATCTCCACCCCGCTCAGCCCCATCGAA TTGGATGCCAAGAAAAGTCCACTGGCTCTGTTAGCCCAGACCTGTTCTCAGATTGGTAAACCTGACCCTCAGCCTTCATCCAAGCTCAGCTCGGCAGTGACCTCCAGCGAGAAGGAATCTTCCAGACTGTCATCCTCCCTGAAACTGGGCAGCGAGTCTGCCGTCGAGGACAAGTCCAGCTTTAAACCTTACTCCAAATCGGGAGAGGGGAGAAAAGAGTGCGGGGAGAAGGCTGGTTTCCGGGTACCAGGTGGGTCCTGTCAAAGCTTCACAGCTCGcccgccctcctcctcacccACTGTCAGCTCTCCGGCCCTGGGCGAGGGAAAGGCCGGTGACATGGATGACAAGAAGGAGCCCGAGGTGGCCAGGGCGTGcccagaccattcacctgctaaCCCGGGCCACGGCAGATCAGGTAGCGTCGCCAGTGAACCGAGCCAACACCGGGAGACGCCAACTGTGACCAAGTGTGATGCTGCCAGCCCCAACATGGTACCGGGACACGTGGCACCTGTTTCACCCTACAAGCCGGGGCACTCCGTCTACCCCTTGCCCCCGACCAGCATGGGATACCACGGGTCGATTGTTGGAGCCTACGCTGCTGCCTACCCCTCGCAGTTCGTCACCGGGATTGAGCCAAAGTCTGGCCTGGTGGGGAACCCATTGTCCGGAGCAGTGGGATGCCCGATGCCAGGCAAGTCCGCCAACTCCAGCCCCCTGACCGGGGCCTCGCCGCCTGCGTACATGCAAGGACTGTGCCGGGATCCCTACTGCCTGACCTACCACAATGCCcctcacctgggaggcagtggatgTTCCTCCTGCCTCCATGACCCCTCCTCCCTGAAGTCTGGATACCCCCTGGTCTACCCGTCTCACCCACTGCACTCTTCGGTCCTGACCACCGGCGCTACGGCACCCCTGGGCGCACACCCCTTGTATACCTACGGCTTCATGCTCCACAGTGACCCACTACCCCACATATGCAACTGGGTCTCAGCCGGCGGACCCTGCGACAAGCGTTTCTCAAGCTCCGAGGAACTCCTCAACCACCTACGTACGCACACTACGCTCCCtggggctgacaagctgctggcTGCTTACCCATCCCCAGCCTCCTGCAGTTTGCACCTCCAGCAAGGGCCCCCGGGGAGTCCCAACGGCCTTTCTCTCCGCAGCCCGCACACCCTGGCACTCAGCAGGTACCATCCCTACAGCAAGAGCCACCTGTCAGTGCCCACCAGCTCTGCCCTCACCATGTCGGCCGCCAGCCCCTATTACTCTCCTTACACCCTCTATGGACAACGGTTGGCCCCTGCTTCAGCTCTGGGATATCAATGA